In a single window of the Pandoraea pulmonicola genome:
- a CDS encoding rhodanese-like domain-containing protein: MQNISPAQLAQWLADGERGQPTLLDVREDWEVQTCHIAQSKNVPLGDVPSRLTELDADAPIVCICHHGMRSARAAMFLEQQGFTQLFNLDGGIDAWARQVDPSMPTY, from the coding sequence ATGCAAAACATTTCACCGGCGCAATTGGCCCAGTGGCTCGCGGATGGGGAACGCGGGCAACCCACGCTGCTCGACGTGCGTGAGGATTGGGAAGTCCAGACCTGCCACATCGCCCAGAGCAAGAATGTGCCGCTCGGCGACGTGCCCAGCCGTCTGACCGAACTCGACGCCGATGCCCCCATCGTGTGTATCTGTCACCATGGCATGCGCAGCGCTCGCGCCGCGATGTTCCTGGAACAACAAGGTTTTACTCAGCTGTTCAATCTGGACGGCGGTATCGATGCCTGGGCTCGCCAGGTCGATCCGTCGATGCCGACTTACTGA
- a CDS encoding oligosaccharide flippase family protein: MPYRTIIRNILWMLTERGAQIAGGIAVSGLLARSLGAAQFGLFQYAQSLVFLAASLTLLCGSEVVVPRLVGKSEAEQRTVIAHAFLLRLAAAAIAYTLLAVYVIAFAESSLLAVTLWLGVALWFREPSGIVIAWLQARTFNRPSVTANLCALGVKLALVAVLFVTHADIAAFAVVYALEAIVAAALLARYYLRHSPSTPVVWRRRLLADLLASGATFWGGLMLMMLFKRIDQLVLKPIVPLAELGAYAAAMQVTENFVLVAPIIANSLAPQLIFQTVDNTVARRNTVRAVWLMVAAGACLAVPIALLAPWIVHLIYGAGFAESAEILRVSALMGILVFADAALNLTLIRRGAGRWVIAKWLCAALVAFVVVRTLAPTLGALAGALGYGAGYAAALLLGVWLLRRD, translated from the coding sequence ATGCCCTATCGGACCATCATTCGCAACATCCTCTGGATGCTGACCGAGCGCGGCGCGCAGATCGCCGGCGGCATCGCGGTCTCCGGGCTTCTGGCGCGCAGCCTGGGCGCCGCCCAGTTCGGCCTGTTTCAATACGCGCAATCGCTCGTGTTTCTCGCCGCATCGCTCACGCTGCTGTGCGGCAGCGAGGTCGTGGTGCCCCGTCTTGTCGGCAAGTCCGAGGCCGAGCAGCGCACGGTCATCGCCCATGCCTTCCTGCTGCGGCTCGCCGCCGCCGCCATCGCCTACACGCTCCTCGCCGTCTATGTGATCGCGTTCGCCGAGTCCTCGCTGCTGGCCGTCACGCTCTGGCTCGGCGTGGCGCTCTGGTTCCGCGAGCCGTCGGGCATCGTGATCGCGTGGCTGCAGGCGCGCACGTTCAACCGTCCCAGCGTCACCGCCAATCTTTGCGCCCTCGGCGTGAAGCTCGCGCTCGTGGCCGTGCTGTTCGTCACGCACGCGGACATTGCGGCGTTTGCCGTCGTCTACGCGCTCGAAGCCATCGTCGCGGCGGCACTGCTCGCACGCTATTACCTCAGGCATTCGCCCAGCACGCCTGTCGTCTGGCGACGCCGGCTGCTTGCCGATCTGCTCGCGAGCGGCGCCACGTTCTGGGGCGGATTGATGCTCATGATGCTCTTCAAGCGCATCGACCAGCTCGTCCTCAAACCGATCGTCCCGCTCGCGGAACTTGGCGCTTACGCGGCGGCCATGCAGGTCACCGAGAACTTCGTGCTGGTCGCGCCGATCATCGCCAACTCGCTGGCGCCGCAGCTGATTTTCCAGACGGTCGACAACACGGTCGCGCGACGCAACACCGTGCGCGCCGTGTGGTTGATGGTCGCCGCTGGCGCCTGTCTGGCCGTGCCGATTGCGCTGCTTGCCCCATGGATCGTGCATCTCATTTACGGCGCGGGGTTTGCGGAGTCTGCCGAAATTCTCCGGGTGTCGGCGCTCATGGGCATTCTCGTCTTCGCCGATGCCGCCCTGAACCTCACGCTGATTCGTCGCGGCGCCGGCCGATGGGTGATCGCGAAGTGGCTTTGCGCGGCGCTCGTGGCGTTCGTCGTCGTGCGCACGCTCGCGCCGACGCTCGGCGCGCTTGCCGGCGCCCTGGGCTACGGCGCCGGTTACGCGGCGGCACTGCTGCTCGGCGTGTGGCTGCTGCGACGGGACTGA
- a CDS encoding SDR family NAD(P)-dependent oxidoreductase yields MKRDAIENVAREDAERHVGQVALVTGATRGIGQEVARALAEAGMTVLVGAREEAKGDEVVEPLRKAGFQAETLVIDLLRPETLHAAAYRIGRYHGRLDVLVNNAGVTDPRDDAPERASIEAVERVFATNFFGTLRVTQAMLPWLSRSERGRIVNVSSGLGSLAHNNDPAWAHASMRRIGFNASKAALNMLTVQLSQTLRETSITVNSVDPGAPASLAGDASAGRARESLEQGARSVVMLALGERGPVTGGFFDVSGSLPW; encoded by the coding sequence ATGAAACGGGACGCTATCGAGAATGTGGCGCGTGAGGACGCCGAACGCCATGTGGGACAGGTGGCGCTGGTGACCGGCGCGACCCGAGGAATTGGACAGGAAGTGGCGCGAGCGCTCGCGGAGGCCGGCATGACGGTGCTGGTCGGGGCTCGCGAGGAAGCGAAGGGCGACGAAGTGGTCGAGCCGCTGCGCAAGGCCGGCTTTCAGGCCGAGACGCTGGTCATCGATCTGCTGCGACCGGAGACGCTGCACGCCGCCGCGTATCGCATTGGCCGATATCATGGTCGGCTCGACGTGCTGGTCAACAACGCCGGGGTGACCGATCCGCGCGACGACGCGCCCGAGCGCGCCTCCATCGAAGCGGTCGAGCGCGTTTTCGCGACCAACTTCTTCGGCACCTTGCGGGTCACGCAGGCGATGCTGCCGTGGCTCTCGCGCTCCGAACGCGGACGTATCGTCAACGTGTCGAGCGGACTGGGCTCGCTCGCGCACAACAACGATCCGGCATGGGCGCATGCGTCGATGCGGCGCATCGGCTTCAACGCGTCGAAGGCCGCGCTGAACATGCTGACGGTGCAGCTCTCGCAGACGCTGCGCGAGACGTCGATCACGGTGAACTCGGTCGATCCTGGGGCTCCCGCCAGTCTGGCCGGCGACGCTTCGGCCGGGCGCGCCCGCGAGAGTCTCGAGCAAGGGGCGCGCAGTGTGGTGATGCTCGCGCTTGGCGAGCGCGGCCCGGTCACCGGCGGATTCTTCGACGTTTCGGGCAGCTTGCCCTGGTGA
- a CDS encoding phosphomannomutase/phosphoglucomutase, translating to MTQSTQVSPAIFKAYDIRGIVGKTLDANVAHLIGRAFGTALRREGGNAVVVGRDGRLSGPELITALADGLRAAGVDVVDIGVVVTPMVYFATNVTLHGRVVDSGIMVTGSHNPPDYNGFKMVLRGRAIYGDAIQALAKLIERQDFETGQGTYTADEIGESYRARIVNDVHLARPMKIAVDCGNGVAGAYAPALFNALGCEVIELFCDVDGTFPNHHPDPAHPENLQDLIRTLQTTDAEIGLAFDGDGDRLGVVTKDGQIIYPDRQLMLFAAEVLSRNPGEKIIYDVKCTRNLSSWVKQHGGEPLMWKTGHSLVKAKLKETGAPLAGEMSGHVFFKDRWYGFDDGLYTGARLLEILSRAADPSAVLNALPNSISTPELQIPLAEGENFALIDKLRETARFDGAQEVVKIDGVRVEYPDGFGLARSSNTTPVVVLRFEADSDAALKRIQDDFRQAILAVKPDARLPF from the coding sequence ATGACGCAATCCACGCAAGTTTCGCCTGCGATTTTCAAGGCTTATGACATTCGCGGCATCGTCGGCAAGACGCTCGACGCCAACGTCGCGCATTTGATCGGCCGCGCTTTCGGCACGGCGCTGCGTCGCGAGGGCGGCAATGCCGTCGTGGTCGGCCGCGATGGTCGCCTGTCCGGCCCCGAACTGATCACCGCCCTGGCCGATGGCCTGCGCGCCGCGGGCGTCGACGTGGTCGACATCGGCGTCGTCGTCACGCCGATGGTGTATTTCGCCACGAACGTCACATTGCACGGCCGCGTCGTCGACTCCGGCATCATGGTCACGGGCAGCCACAATCCGCCCGACTACAACGGTTTCAAGATGGTGCTGCGCGGGCGCGCCATCTACGGCGACGCCATCCAGGCGCTCGCCAAACTGATCGAGCGGCAGGACTTCGAGACCGGTCAGGGCACGTACACGGCCGACGAGATCGGCGAGTCGTATCGCGCGCGCATCGTGAACGACGTGCATCTGGCGCGTCCGATGAAGATCGCCGTCGATTGCGGCAACGGTGTGGCGGGCGCCTACGCGCCGGCGCTGTTCAACGCGCTTGGCTGCGAAGTCATCGAACTGTTCTGCGACGTGGACGGCACGTTCCCGAACCATCACCCGGATCCGGCCCATCCGGAGAATCTCCAGGATCTGATTCGCACGCTGCAGACGACCGACGCCGAAATCGGCCTCGCGTTCGACGGCGACGGCGATCGCCTGGGCGTCGTCACGAAGGACGGCCAGATCATCTATCCCGATCGTCAACTGATGCTCTTCGCCGCCGAGGTGCTGAGCCGCAATCCGGGTGAGAAGATCATTTACGACGTCAAGTGCACGCGCAACCTGTCGAGCTGGGTGAAGCAGCACGGCGGCGAGCCGCTGATGTGGAAGACGGGGCACTCGCTCGTGAAGGCCAAGCTCAAGGAAACCGGCGCACCGCTCGCGGGCGAGATGAGCGGCCACGTGTTCTTCAAGGACCGTTGGTATGGCTTCGACGACGGCCTTTACACCGGCGCCCGTCTACTCGAAATCCTGTCGCGCGCGGCCGATCCGAGCGCTGTGCTCAACGCGCTGCCGAACTCGATTTCGACGCCGGAACTGCAGATCCCGCTCGCCGAAGGCGAAAACTTCGCGCTGATCGACAAGCTGCGCGAGACGGCCAGGTTCGACGGCGCGCAGGAGGTCGTCAAGATCGACGGCGTGCGCGTCGAATACCCGGACGGCTTCGGTCTGGCGCGGTCGTCGAACACCACGCCGGTCGTGGTGCTGCGTTTCGAGGCCGACAGCGACGCCGCGCTCAAGCGCATCCAGGACGACTTTCGCCAGGCGATTCTCGCCGTCAAACCCGACGCCAGACTGCCGTTCTGA
- a CDS encoding YkgJ family cysteine cluster protein, with protein sequence MNCRPRCAACCIAPSISTPIPGMPNGKPANTRCVQLDEDDRCRIFGSAQRPAVCGSLQPSAEMCGNDRAQAIAWLSTLESMTAPGRA encoded by the coding sequence ATGAACTGCCGACCTCGCTGCGCGGCCTGCTGCATCGCGCCTTCCATCTCGACGCCCATTCCCGGCATGCCGAACGGCAAACCGGCGAACACGCGTTGCGTGCAGCTCGACGAGGACGATCGCTGCCGGATCTTCGGCAGTGCGCAGCGCCCGGCCGTGTGCGGATCGCTGCAGCCGTCGGCGGAAATGTGCGGCAACGATCGCGCGCAGGCCATCGCCTGGCTGTCCACGCTGGAGTCGATGACCGCGCCCGGCCGCGCGTAG
- a CDS encoding TolC family outer membrane protein, translating to MSAFVLTATLAALIGFATPAGATDLLQLYSEAQSRDALIASARSAYLANIEALPQARAALLPQITARWGAVNTHYGSGNISNTFGSSGYSLALTQPLFHWDSWQSYQQGKLTVASAEASFAQAQQDLILRVATAYFDVLAAQDDLALASTHKQAIAEQLASAKRNFEVGNATIVDTNEAQASFDQATAQEIAAQNTLDVRRAAFARIVGHPVGSLATLRAGATLPSPEPNNVADWVTQAEQANYGVQLQALALEIARRETSKARSGYMPSVDLVAAGAHSNVGNANSLLTSAMSSPSSQSTGPSAAGQIGIQISIPIFSGGSVQSKMRQTLALEDKAQSDLDDARRLAVLNARQSYLGVSSGLAQVKSLEAAEQSAQSSVASNKLGYQVGIRINADVLNAEDKLFTTRRDLAKARYSTLLSSLQLKASAATLVDTDLQLLNALLTENPDASAVTAGARASTPASPSARAPAGMPERGVRPGTVSPVRR from the coding sequence GTGAGCGCCTTCGTCCTGACGGCGACGCTCGCGGCCCTCATCGGCTTCGCCACGCCCGCTGGCGCGACCGACCTTCTCCAGCTCTACAGCGAGGCTCAGAGCCGCGATGCGCTCATTGCCAGCGCCCGCTCCGCATACCTCGCCAACATCGAAGCCCTGCCGCAGGCGCGCGCCGCGCTGCTGCCCCAGATCACCGCGCGCTGGGGCGCCGTCAACACGCACTACGGCTCGGGCAACATCTCGAACACGTTCGGCAGCAGCGGCTACAGCCTCGCGCTCACGCAGCCGCTGTTTCACTGGGACAGCTGGCAGTCGTACCAGCAGGGCAAGCTCACCGTGGCGAGCGCCGAAGCGTCGTTCGCACAGGCACAGCAGGATCTGATTCTCCGCGTGGCGACCGCCTACTTCGACGTGCTCGCCGCACAGGACGACCTTGCCCTGGCTTCCACACACAAGCAGGCCATCGCCGAACAGCTCGCGTCCGCCAAGCGGAATTTCGAAGTCGGCAACGCCACCATCGTCGATACGAACGAAGCGCAAGCGAGCTTCGACCAGGCCACCGCCCAGGAGATCGCGGCGCAGAACACGCTCGACGTGCGACGCGCGGCGTTCGCGCGCATCGTCGGTCACCCGGTGGGCTCGCTCGCCACGCTGCGCGCCGGGGCCACGCTGCCCTCGCCCGAACCGAACAACGTGGCGGACTGGGTGACGCAGGCCGAACAGGCCAATTACGGCGTGCAACTACAGGCGCTCGCGCTGGAGATCGCGCGACGCGAGACGTCGAAAGCCAGGTCGGGCTACATGCCGTCGGTGGATCTCGTCGCCGCCGGGGCACATTCGAACGTCGGCAACGCGAACAGCCTGCTCACTTCGGCAATGTCGAGCCCGTCGAGTCAAAGCACGGGACCGAGCGCCGCCGGCCAGATCGGCATCCAGATCAGCATCCCGATCTTCTCGGGCGGCTCGGTGCAGAGCAAGATGCGCCAGACGCTGGCCCTCGAAGACAAGGCGCAGAGCGATCTCGACGACGCGCGCCGTCTCGCGGTGCTCAACGCTCGCCAGTCCTACCTGGGCGTGTCGAGCGGGCTGGCGCAGGTCAAGTCGCTCGAAGCGGCCGAGCAATCGGCACAGTCGTCGGTGGCGTCGAACAAACTCGGTTACCAGGTGGGCATTCGCATCAACGCCGACGTGCTCAACGCCGAAGACAAGCTCTTCACGACGCGACGCGATCTCGCCAAGGCGCGCTACAGCACGTTGCTCTCGAGCCTCCAGCTCAAGGCCAGCGCCGCCACGCTCGTCGACACGGATCTGCAATTGCTCAACGCGCTGCTCACGGAGAATCCGGACGCCTCGGCCGTGACCGCCGGTGCTCGCGCCAGCACACCTGCCAGCCCCTCCGCCCGCGCGCCTGCGGGAATGCCCGAGCGTGGCGTGCGCCCGGGCACCGTCTCACCCGTTCGTCGCTAG
- a CDS encoding TetR/AcrR family transcriptional regulator, which produces MTIDAIFEAALQVLLLDGGRQLTTTRVAERAGVSVGTLYQYFQNKQVLLYAVLERHVERIVETVEATCLAARGQPLETMARELARAYVGAKMSNIEEAQALYRLSEDMDGREIFADAATRMHAAVVGMLGSARNAHFADPSTVAFVFLNSMTGPIKAILENRAPAGTCHETLAAQIADQMATMCAAYLNRVACPQDVLQTAAPAA; this is translated from the coding sequence GTGACCATCGACGCGATTTTCGAGGCCGCGCTTCAGGTTTTGCTGCTCGACGGCGGACGCCAGCTCACGACCACGCGCGTGGCCGAGCGCGCCGGCGTGTCCGTCGGCACGCTCTATCAATATTTCCAGAACAAGCAGGTGCTGCTCTACGCGGTGCTCGAGCGCCACGTGGAGCGCATCGTCGAGACGGTCGAGGCGACCTGTCTGGCCGCGCGCGGTCAACCGCTCGAGACGATGGCCCGCGAGCTCGCCCGCGCCTACGTGGGCGCGAAGATGAGCAACATCGAGGAAGCGCAGGCGCTGTATCGGCTCTCCGAGGATATGGACGGGCGGGAGATCTTCGCGGACGCGGCCACGCGCATGCATGCGGCCGTCGTGGGCATGCTCGGCAGCGCGCGCAATGCGCACTTCGCCGATCCGTCCACGGTCGCCTTCGTCTTCCTGAATTCGATGACGGGGCCGATCAAGGCGATTCTGGAGAACCGCGCACCGGCGGGCACCTGCCACGAAACGCTGGCCGCGCAGATCGCCGATCAGATGGCGACGATGTGCGCGGCTTACCTCAATCGCGTGGCATGCCCGCAGGACGTGCTGCAAACCGCGGCACCGGCGGCATAG
- the waaA gene encoding lipid IV(A) 3-deoxy-D-manno-octulosonic acid transferase, whose amino-acid sequence MLRLVYRALWWIVAPLAVVRLWWRGRFEPGYRRHIGERFGFYDAPPYTGRPLIWVHAVSVGETRAAQPLIEALLERYPSHGILLTHMTPTGRAIGENLFGERVQRCYLPYDMVGPIRRFLKQWRPSVGLVMETEVWPNLVLTCREDGVPLVLTNARMSARSFRRAARFGEATRPIFGGFSRVFAQSDADAERLRMLGAHDVDVLGNLKFDMTPPAQLLALGARWRERFGARKVWFAASTRDGEEALVLQARAMLAAASNVGRQSLLLLVPRHPQRFDEVAAMLDKVRLNYVRRSAWPDDGTPLPAHIDVVLGDSMGEMPAYFSAADVAFIGGSLLPLGGQNLIEACAAGTPVVFGPHMFNFTQASENALAAGAARRVSDAGELAAALADVLVNDDRRLAMRTAATLFAKQHQGATARTVAALGRWLDKPGLVQ is encoded by the coding sequence GTGCTGCGTCTCGTCTATCGCGCGCTCTGGTGGATCGTCGCACCGCTGGCGGTGGTGCGCCTGTGGTGGCGCGGCCGCTTCGAGCCCGGCTATCGTCGCCACATCGGGGAGCGTTTCGGCTTCTACGATGCTCCGCCCTACACCGGCCGTCCGCTTATCTGGGTGCACGCCGTCTCCGTCGGCGAGACGCGCGCCGCACAGCCGCTCATCGAAGCGCTGCTCGAGCGCTATCCGTCGCACGGCATCCTGCTCACGCACATGACCCCGACTGGGCGCGCCATCGGCGAGAACCTGTTCGGCGAGCGCGTGCAGCGCTGCTATCTGCCTTACGACATGGTCGGGCCGATCCGGCGATTCCTGAAGCAATGGCGTCCGAGCGTCGGCTTGGTGATGGAAACCGAGGTGTGGCCGAATCTCGTCCTCACGTGCCGCGAGGACGGCGTGCCGCTGGTACTGACCAACGCGCGCATGTCGGCGCGTTCGTTCCGGCGGGCGGCGCGCTTCGGCGAAGCCACCCGGCCGATCTTCGGCGGCTTCAGCCGCGTCTTCGCCCAGAGCGATGCCGACGCCGAGCGTCTGCGCATGCTGGGTGCGCACGACGTCGATGTGTTGGGCAATCTCAAATTCGACATGACACCGCCTGCGCAGCTGCTTGCGTTGGGCGCACGCTGGCGCGAGCGCTTCGGCGCGCGCAAGGTGTGGTTCGCGGCGAGTACGCGCGACGGCGAGGAGGCGTTGGTGCTGCAGGCGCGCGCCATGCTGGCAGCGGCGTCCAATGTCGGGCGCCAGTCGTTGCTGCTGCTCGTGCCGCGTCACCCGCAGCGTTTCGACGAAGTCGCGGCGATGCTCGACAAGGTGCGTCTCAACTACGTGCGCCGCAGTGCGTGGCCCGACGACGGCACGCCGCTGCCCGCGCATATCGATGTCGTGCTCGGCGATTCGATGGGCGAGATGCCGGCGTATTTTTCGGCGGCGGACGTGGCGTTCATCGGTGGCAGCCTGTTGCCGCTGGGCGGCCAGAACCTGATCGAAGCTTGCGCGGCGGGCACGCCGGTCGTGTTCGGTCCGCACATGTTCAACTTCACGCAGGCGAGCGAGAATGCGTTGGCGGCCGGTGCTGCGCGGCGCGTGAGCGACGCGGGCGAACTGGCCGCGGCGCTGGCCGACGTCCTGGTCAACGACGACCGACGCCTCGCGATGCGCACCGCCGCAACGCTGTTCGCGAAACAGCATCAGGGCGCGACCGCGCGCACTGTCGCGGCGTTGGGACGTTGGCTCGACAAGCCGGGACTGGTGCAGTAG
- a CDS encoding Kdo hydroxylase family protein, with amino-acid sequence MSENSQIVTVESADWQGGALSVPRETLVADVEAGKVLYFPHLAFAIDAAEQRLLDPAIADPKRKNISLDPKTDVLVGVAADDATHRAVHALVRRYYTQACSLIDGLLPEYRGKLRAAPTSLRLHQVETRQTSWRKDDSRLHVDAFPSRPNYGERILRVFTNINPAGQPRVWRVGEPFEAVATRFLPKVPTQWPGSAWLQNAVGITKRPRSGYDHIMLHLHDGMKADMGYQRDAGQQTMPFPPGSVWICFSDQTSHAVMSGQFMMEQTFFLPADAMVHPECSPLAVLQRLTHRALV; translated from the coding sequence ATGAGCGAAAACAGCCAGATCGTCACCGTCGAGTCGGCAGACTGGCAAGGCGGCGCGCTGTCGGTGCCGCGCGAGACCCTCGTGGCGGACGTGGAGGCGGGCAAGGTCCTGTACTTCCCCCATCTGGCCTTCGCGATCGACGCGGCCGAGCAGCGCCTGCTCGACCCCGCGATTGCCGATCCGAAACGCAAGAACATCAGCCTCGATCCGAAGACCGACGTGCTCGTCGGCGTCGCGGCCGACGACGCCACGCACCGCGCCGTGCACGCGCTGGTCAGGCGCTATTACACGCAGGCGTGCAGCCTGATCGACGGTCTGCTGCCCGAATATCGCGGCAAGCTGCGCGCCGCGCCGACGAGCCTGCGTCTGCATCAGGTCGAGACGCGTCAGACGTCGTGGCGCAAGGATGACAGCCGTCTGCACGTGGACGCTTTCCCATCACGTCCCAACTACGGCGAGCGCATTCTGCGCGTGTTCACCAACATCAATCCGGCCGGGCAGCCGCGCGTCTGGCGCGTGGGGGAGCCGTTCGAGGCCGTGGCCACGCGGTTCCTGCCGAAAGTGCCGACGCAATGGCCCGGTTCCGCGTGGCTGCAGAACGCCGTGGGCATCACGAAGCGCCCGCGCAGCGGCTACGATCACATCATGCTGCATCTGCACGACGGCATGAAGGCCGATATGGGCTACCAGCGCGACGCCGGCCAGCAGACCATGCCGTTCCCGCCGGGCAGCGTCTGGATCTGCTTCTCGGATCAGACGTCGCACGCCGTGATGTCGGGCCAGTTCATGATGGAGCAGACCTTTTTCCTGCCCGCCGACGCGATGGTGCACCCAGAGTGCTCGCCGCTGGCGGTGTTGCAACGCCTCACGCATCGCGCGCTCGTCTGA
- the waaC gene encoding lipopolysaccharide heptosyltransferase I — protein MPVVQDILRRYPEAQIDWVVEEGFVDLVKLVRGVRRVIPFALRRWRKKPFAARTWQEIGAFRRALRETPYDYVIDTQGLVKTGWIARTARGATWGLGNRTEGASYEWPVRFLYQHMVRIEPHTHVVTRSRLLVGGAMGFTAPAETDFGIATERADHSQCPDRPYAVFVHATSRDDKTWPEDNWIALGRDLASHGFLIVLPWGSPAERTVSERLAAALGDVARVPPKMNLSQVVGLIDRGAITVGVDTGLVHIAAALNRPTIELYNFTTAWRTGGFWSPRIVNLGDAEHKPTLAQVRDAVRQLAPLLSSQPAAGGSERAAGVAATGEDPIA, from the coding sequence ATGCCCGTGGTGCAGGACATCCTGCGCCGCTATCCCGAGGCCCAGATCGACTGGGTCGTGGAAGAAGGTTTCGTCGACCTCGTCAAACTCGTGCGCGGCGTGCGTCGGGTGATTCCCTTCGCGCTGCGCCGCTGGCGCAAGAAGCCGTTCGCCGCGCGCACCTGGCAGGAAATCGGCGCATTTCGCCGCGCCCTGCGAGAAACGCCGTACGACTATGTGATCGACACGCAGGGACTGGTCAAGACGGGCTGGATCGCGCGTACCGCGCGCGGCGCCACCTGGGGGCTTGGCAACCGTACCGAAGGCGCCAGCTACGAGTGGCCGGTGCGCTTTCTCTATCAGCACATGGTGCGGATCGAACCGCATACGCATGTCGTCACGCGTTCGCGACTGCTGGTCGGGGGGGCGATGGGTTTCACGGCGCCGGCCGAGACCGATTTCGGCATTGCGACCGAGCGCGCCGATCACAGCCAGTGTCCCGACCGCCCCTATGCGGTGTTCGTCCACGCGACCTCGCGCGACGACAAGACCTGGCCCGAAGACAACTGGATTGCGCTGGGGCGCGATCTCGCCTCGCACGGATTCCTGATCGTGCTGCCGTGGGGCAGCCCGGCCGAGCGCACCGTATCGGAGCGGCTGGCGGCTGCGCTCGGCGATGTGGCCCGGGTGCCGCCGAAGATGAATCTGTCGCAGGTCGTGGGGCTGATCGATCGCGGTGCGATCACCGTCGGCGTGGACACGGGACTGGTGCATATTGCCGCAGCGCTGAACCGACCGACCATCGAGCTATACAATTTCACCACCGCGTGGCGGACCGGTGGATTCTGGTCGCCGCGCATCGTCAATCTCGGCGACGCCGAACACAAGCCAACGCTCGCACAGGTGCGTGACGCCGTACGCCAGTTGGCGCCGTTGCTGTCGTCACAGCCGGCGGCTGGCGGCAGCGAACGTGCCGCTGGCGTCGCCGCGACCGGGGAGGACCCAATCGCATGA
- a CDS encoding protein-L-isoaspartate O-methyltransferase family protein: MNYEQARFNMIEQQIRPWDVLDQQVLDLLTVVKREEFVPAAYRDLAFTDVELPLPGASIANKSQHMMFPRVEARILQALAPKKNENVLEIGTGSGYMAALLAYNAHHVTTVEFDANLAQAAQQTLRANGVTNVEVVNADGAQGWSAAAPYDVIAISGALPELPQAFLDQLKVGGRLAAFIGGSPVMEAQLITRLSETEYRTENLFETQVAYLVAPQPSSFKF, encoded by the coding sequence ATGAATTACGAACAGGCCCGCTTTAACATGATCGAGCAGCAAATCCGTCCCTGGGACGTGCTCGACCAGCAAGTGCTCGATCTGCTGACGGTGGTCAAGCGCGAAGAATTCGTGCCGGCCGCCTATCGCGATCTCGCCTTCACCGACGTCGAACTGCCCCTGCCGGGCGCATCGATCGCCAACAAGAGCCAGCACATGATGTTCCCGCGCGTCGAAGCGCGCATCCTGCAGGCTCTCGCGCCGAAGAAGAACGAGAACGTGCTCGAGATCGGCACGGGCTCGGGCTACATGGCGGCCCTGCTGGCCTACAACGCGCATCACGTGACGACGGTCGAATTCGACGCGAACCTCGCCCAGGCCGCCCAGCAGACGCTGCGCGCCAACGGCGTGACGAACGTGGAAGTCGTCAACGCGGACGGCGCCCAGGGCTGGAGCGCCGCCGCGCCGTACGACGTGATCGCCATCTCGGGCGCGCTGCCCGAACTGCCGCAGGCGTTCCTCGACCAGTTGAAGGTTGGCGGCCGTCTGGCAGCGTTCATCGGCGGCAGCCCGGTCATGGAAGCGCAACTGATCACGCGCCTATCCGAGACCGAATACCGCACGGAAAACCTGTTCGAGACGCAAGTGGCCTATCTGGTGGCGCCGCAACCGTCGAGCTTCAAGTTCTGA